A stretch of Flavobacteriales bacterium DNA encodes these proteins:
- a CDS encoding SUMF1/EgtB/PvdO family nonheme iron enzyme, with translation MQRPILYLGAIGLLASCGGGGQGQLTGALGRPGWFQIDPYGMNYIPMGSYVMGPSDQDVPYAINNKSKTVSVQAFYIDQTEITNNEYRQFVEYVRDSIAKRILGDEDIGEHVTTEDEFGEELDPAVLNWRTKINWWGDEEREALADMYLSESERFYRRKEIDSRKLMFEYYWIDLKEAARKGTPSNWARDLDLSYTNTKGQNNAIRGHSDRSKFIIKEVINVYPDTLVWVHDFTYSFNEPMTENYFWHPAYDDYPVVGITWVQATAFNVWRTQLMNSWLEHNGEAYVNRFRLPTEAEWEYASRGGLDLAPYPWGGPYVRNRQGCFLGNFKPLHGNYVDDGGFHTVPVNSYTPNDYGLYQMAGNVSEWTSTAYDESVYDFAHDLNPEYAYDALATDAPSLKRKVIRGGSWKDIGYYMQTGTRSYEYQDTTKAYIGFRSVMTYLGRGKAVNAEDL, from the coding sequence ATGCAACGTCCCATCTTGTATCTCGGTGCCATAGGCTTGCTGGCGAGCTGTGGCGGAGGCGGTCAGGGGCAACTGACCGGTGCGCTGGGCAGGCCCGGCTGGTTCCAGATTGATCCCTATGGGATGAACTACATCCCTATGGGCAGCTACGTCATGGGTCCGAGCGATCAGGACGTTCCCTATGCCATCAATAACAAGAGCAAAACCGTCTCGGTGCAGGCCTTCTACATCGACCAGACGGAGATAACCAACAACGAGTACCGCCAATTCGTGGAGTATGTCCGCGACTCCATCGCCAAGCGGATCCTCGGCGATGAGGACATCGGGGAGCACGTCACCACTGAAGACGAATTCGGTGAGGAACTTGATCCTGCCGTGCTGAATTGGAGGACCAAGATCAACTGGTGGGGGGATGAAGAGCGTGAGGCATTGGCTGATATGTACCTCAGCGAGAGCGAGCGCTTCTATCGCCGCAAGGAGATCGATTCGCGCAAGCTGATGTTCGAGTATTACTGGATTGACCTTAAGGAAGCGGCGCGAAAGGGCACTCCGAGCAATTGGGCCCGGGATTTGGACCTCAGTTACACCAATACCAAAGGCCAGAATAACGCCATTCGCGGTCACAGCGACCGGAGCAAGTTCATCATCAAGGAGGTGATCAATGTTTACCCGGACACCTTGGTCTGGGTGCATGACTTCACCTATTCGTTCAATGAGCCGATGACGGAGAATTATTTCTGGCATCCGGCATACGACGATTATCCGGTCGTCGGGATCACATGGGTGCAGGCCACGGCATTCAATGTCTGGCGTACCCAGCTGATGAATAGCTGGCTCGAGCACAATGGCGAAGCTTACGTCAATCGCTTCCGGTTGCCTACGGAAGCCGAATGGGAATACGCGTCGCGTGGCGGATTGGACTTGGCTCCCTATCCCTGGGGCGGACCATATGTGCGTAACCGCCAAGGCTGCTTCTTGGGCAACTTCAAGCCCTTGCATGGGAACTATGTTGATGATGGAGGTTTCCACACCGTGCCGGTGAACAGTTACACCCCTAACGACTACGGTCTTTATCAGATGGCCGGCAACGTGAGCGAGTGGACGAGCACGGCATACGACGAGAGCGTGTATGACTTTGCCCACGATCTCAATCCGGAGTACGCCTACGATGCGCTTGCAACAGATGCCCCTTCGCTGAAGCGCAAGGTGATTCGCGGAGGCTCGTGGAAGGACATTGGCTATTACATGCAGACCGGCACGCGCAGCTACGAGTATCAGGACACGACCAAGGCCTATATCGGCTTCCGGTCGGTGATGACCTACTTGGGTCGCGGCAAGGCCGTGAACGCCGAAGACCTCTAG